One Carassius auratus strain Wakin unplaced genomic scaffold, ASM336829v1 scaf_tig00011539, whole genome shotgun sequence DNA segment encodes these proteins:
- the LOC113073179 gene encoding kinesin light chain 2-like — MSAMVYPREETLERPTQDEIVLNTKAVMQGLETLRGEHAQLLNSVLDCAQPPAAQEKSSLLRKSLEDIELGLGEAQVIIALSGHLSAVESEKQKLRAQVRRLCQENQWLRDELASTQHKLQKSEQSVAQLEEEKKHLEFMNQIRKLDEDASPSEEKTGEKEKDSLDDLFPNDDEQGPAQPSGEAAAQQGGYEIPARLRTLHNLVIQYASQGRYEVAVPLCKQALEDLEKTSGHVHPDVATMLNILALVYRDQNKYKEAAHLLNDALAIREKTLGRDHPAVAATLNNLAVLYGKRGKHKEAEPLCKRALEIREKVLGKFHPDVAKQLNNLALLCQNQGKYEEVEYYYRRALEIYENKLGTDDPNVAKTKNNLATCYLKQGKFKDAETLYKEILTRAHEKEFGSVNNDNKPIWMHAEEREESKGKRKDSGPYSEYGSWHKACKVDSPTVNTTLKSLGALYRRQGKLEAAETLEECVTKNRKQGIDAINQSKVVELLKDGGCAGGDRRQSRDGVNGPRGDVEGDEAEWSGDGNGGLRRSGSFGKIREALRRSSEMLVKKLQGSGPQEPRNPGMKRASSLNFLNKSAEETSQESNSGLSESRGLSASNVDLTRRSSLIS, encoded by the exons ATGTCCGCCATGGTGTACCCACGAGAAGAGACGCTGGAGCGGCCCACGCAGGACGAGATCGTGCTGAACACTAAAGCGGTGATGCAGGGTTTGGAGACGCTGCGAGGGGAACacgctcagctcctcaactccgtCCTGGACTGTGCTCAGCCACCGGCCGCGCAGGAGAAGTCCAGCCTGCTCCGAAAGAGTCTGGAGGACATCGAGCTGGGGCTCGGAGAGGCGCAG GTGATCATTGCTCTGTCCGGTCACCTGAGCGCCGTGGAGTCAGAGAAGCAGAAGCTGCGTGCTCAGGTGCGTCGTCTCTGTCAGGAGAACCAGTGGCTGCGGGACGAGCTGGCCAGCACACAACACAAGCTGCAGAAGAGCGAGCAGAGCGTGGCCCagctggaggaggagaagaagcaCCTGGAGTTCATGAACCAGATCCGGAAGCTGGACGAGGACGCCTCGCCCTCCGAGGAGAAGACGGGAGAGAAGGAGAAGGACAGTCTGGATGACCTGTTCCCAAACGATGACGAGCAGGGCCCAG CTCAGCCCAGCGGTGAAGCGGCGGCGCAGCAGGGGGGCTACGAGATCCCGGCCCGTCTGAGGACGCTTCATAACCTGGTGATCCAGTACGCGTCTCAGGGCCGCTACGAGGTGGCCGTGCCGCTCTGCAAACAGGCTCTGGAGGACCTGGAGAAGACCTCCGGACACGTCCACCCAGACGTGGCCACCATGCTCAACATCCTCGCCCTGGTctacag GGATCAGAACAAGTATAAAGAGGCGGCTCACCTGCTGAACGATGCTCTGGCCATCAGAGAGAAGACTCTGGGGAGAGATCACCCCGCTGTGGCCGCGACCCTCAACAACCTGGCCGTGCTGTACGGCAAGCGCGGGAAACACAAGGAGGCCGAGCCGCTGTGCAAGAGAGCGCTGGAGATCCGCGAGAAG gTTCTGGGTAAGTTCCACCCTGACGTGGCGAAGCAGCTCAATAATCTGGCTCTGCTGTGTCAGAATCAGGGCAAGTATGAGGAGGTGGAGTATTATTACCGCAGGGCGCTGGAGATCTACGAGAACAAACTGGGCACCGATGACCCCAACGTGGCCAAGACCAAAAACAACCTG GCGACGTGTTATCTGAAACAGGGCAAATTCAAAGACGCAGAGACGCTTTACAAGGAGATCCTGACCCGTGCGCACGAGAAAGAGTTTGGATCTGTCAACA ATGATAACAAACCAATCTGGATGCATGCAGAGGAAAGAGAAGAGAGCAAG GGTAAGAGGAAGGACTCTGGTCCGTACAGCGAGTATGGCAGCTGGCACAAAGCCTGTAAAGTGGACAG CCCCACTGTTAACACCACGCTGAAGAGTCTGGGTGCTCTGTACCGCCGGCAGGGCAAGCTGGAGGCCGCCGAGACGCTGGAGGAGTGTGTGACCAAAAACCGCAAGCAG GGCATCGATGCCATCAATCAGAGTAAGGTGGTGGAGCTGCTGAAGGACGGAGGCTGTGCTGGAGGAGACAGACGTCAGAGTCGGGACGGTGTGAACGGCCCCCGAGGAGACGTCGAAGGAGACGAAGCCGAGTGGAGCGGG GATGGTAACGGCGGGCTGCGCAGGAGCGGCTCGTTCGGGAAGATTCGGGAAGCGCTGCGGCGCAGCAGTGAGATGCTGGTGAAGAAGCTGCAGGGCAGCGGCCCTCAGGAGCCACGCAACCCCGG GATGAAGAGGGCAAGCTCCTTAAACTTCCTCAACAAGAGCGCAGAAGAAACCTCACAG GAATCTAACAGCGGTCTGTCCGAATCCAGAGGACTGAGCGCTAGTAATGTGGACCTGACCAGACGCAGCTCTCTGATCAGCTAA